TCGATGGACCAAGTATAGCCGCGGCCCTGACCACGGCCGTCCAGGTCAAGATGGAAAGCACCGGCGCTTGTTCCGTGTTGCCCGTGCGATGCTGTTGACTGAGGTTGTTGAGTCGGGGCAGAATCGATCGTAAATCCGCAGGAGCCGCAGAATTTCGCACCGTCCATGAGAGACGCATTACATTTTGGGCAGTTCATAATCTATCTTACGAATACTTATTGATAAATATATCTGCAGCTTCCTTAGCGTCGGCTGCAAATTTCAGATACCTAACGTCACTGTCGCTGACCACGAGATTCTCACGCCATGCCCCGACGACCTTTCTCCATGCATCGCCTACGAGGACCAAAGGGCGGTCCTCGATCACTCCTGTCTGCAGCTTATTCCAAACCAGTGAAACCTCAGTCACCGTGCCCATTCCGCCGCGAAGAGCGACAAAACCGACCGATCGTGTGATCAAATTCTGAAGGCGTTCGTAAAAATGGTTAGTAGCGACCTTGTCTGTGAGGTAGCGGTTCGGCTCGCCTTTGAACTGATTCATTACGATGCCGTAAACGCGTCCTCCGCTCTCTCTCGCTCCTCGGGATGCGGCCTCCATTACGCCCAAGTAGCCGCCTGTGCAGATCGTAAAGCCGGCTTCAGCCAACCTCGACCCAAGATCTCGTGCTTCGCGATATTCGTCCGATGACTCTGCACATTTTGATCCGCCAAAGATCGTTACGATGCGTTCAGTGTTATTGTTCTCGTCGCTCATCTCTTTCGACCGTTTTCCCTATTATACTTTCAGCCCCTAAATGTTAAAAGAGGGGTCATTCCAGTTTTGCGGCTTCCTCGGGCGTCAAGTTGCCTGCTTCGTGAATCGCTTTCTTGGTGTTAGTAAAGATCAAAATTATCATCCCGCCCACGAAGAATATGATCAACGCCAAAATGGCACTTCGATATGAGCCGGTGATGCCAACGACGACGGCGAAGGTCAGATTGCCGATCCACGAGGTTCCTTTTTCAGATATCTCATAGATCCCGAAGAATGCGGACTCGCGGCTCTTGGGGATCATCTGTGAGAAAAGTGACCGCGACAGGGCCTGCGTGCTGCCGAGCACCAGTCCAATAAAAGTAGCCATTATCCACGCCTGGAAATGTGTTTCCAGAAAACCGTATGCAAAGACCACAATTCCCGACCAGATCGCTAAGCAGACAATAATGGTCGGCTTGGTGCCAATGAAACGCGAAATTCTCTCAAAGACCAATGCTCCGATCAGGGCAGCGATCTGGGCGACAACAAATATGCCTAATAGAAAACTTGGATCACTTTCGAGTCCCTTTGATACGAACAACTCCTGAGAAAGGAATACTGACGAATTAAGTATGACCGTCTGGATACCGTCGTTGTAGAAAAGATACGCGATCAGAAACATCAGCGTATATTTCAGCCCGGCAAGCTCCTTTAATGTCCGCCAAACCTCCACGAAACCGATCTTGACAAGATTTCTGCCGTTGCGCTCCCGTTCAGGTTTTCGCGATCGGATCAGATAAAAAGCCACGATTCCGAACAAGCCCCACCAAAGCGAGGCCATCAGCATAGAAAGCCTAACAGCGAAGCCCTTGTCGATGCCGAATGACTCGCCGAAATTGATGAGTGCCAGATTGGCGAAAAGCATCACCAATCCACCGAGATAGCCGGCCGCGTAGCCGTAGCTGCTGATGCGGTCGCGCATATCCTCGGAGGTGATATCGATGAGAAACGAATTGTAAAAAACGTTCGTTGCGGCAAAACAAATATTACCGATAAGCAGGAAAAGACAGCCCCAAAGATAATTCGTTCCTTGAACCAGGAAAAGCAGCGAACCTGCTATCACGCCGGTGTAGCAAAAAAGCGCCATCATACGCTTTTTCCAAGGCGTAAAATCCGCTATCGAGCCCAGTATCGGCAGCATAAAGACCTGCAGAAAGACAGAGATGCCCAACGTCGAGGTGAACAGGTTGTCTGCGGTCACTGACCCGATCGGGCCAAGCGAGATAACCACACCGCCTTTACCGACATCTTCCTGAGCCAGAGCGGTCAAATACGGCCCGGCCAATACCGAAACGACCGTCGTGTAAAACGCGGAGTTTGCCCAATCGTAGGCCAGCCAGCCGGTGATCTCGCGTCGGTCGTTTTTCGTGATCTCGGAGTTTTGCATTTGCAGCTATGCGGAATTTGACCTTAACGATACGTCAAATCGCACGTTTTTGTCTAACTAAGGCAAAGTTCGTTAACTTTTCCGTAAATGCGGTTTTCTTTAAACGCCCGTTCATCTATCATCGAATTTTGTTTCCCGCGAAGCATTGGGCCGCTTATGAAAGCAATGATACTCGCTGCCGGATTTGGCACCCGGCTATTCCCGCTCACGATCGACCGAACAAAACCGGCGATCCCCTTCTTGGGCAAGCCGCTGGTCGGGTATGTTGCCGAGTATCTGGCGCGGTTCGGCATTAGTGACGTCGTCGTGAATCTGCATCATCAGCCGGACTCCGTTCGAAGAGCATTAGGTGACGGCAGCGATTTCGGGGTGAATATCACCTATACCGTTGAAGAACCAAAGATCCTAGGCACTGCCGGAGCATTGGATAACGCCCGCGAGATCCTCGAAGACGACCGATTCGTTATTGTCAACGGAAAGATAATCACGGATATCGACATCGGTCAGGCGTTGGAAGCGCACGTACGGACAGGGGCTCTGGCGACGATGATACTGAAACCGAACGTAAAGCGTGAAAAATTCACGATCGTCGAG
This sequence is a window from Acidobacteriota bacterium. Protein-coding genes within it:
- a CDS encoding LOG family protein encodes the protein MSDENNNTERIVTIFGGSKCAESSDEYREARDLGSRLAEAGFTICTGGYLGVMEAASRGARESGGRVYGIVMNQFKGEPNRYLTDKVATNHFYERLQNLITRSVGFVALRGGMGTVTEVSLVWNKLQTGVIEDRPLVLVGDAWRKVVGAWRENLVVSDSDVRYLKFAADAKEAADIFINKYS
- a CDS encoding MFS transporter gives rise to the protein MQNSEITKNDRREITGWLAYDWANSAFYTTVVSVLAGPYLTALAQEDVGKGGVVISLGPIGSVTADNLFTSTLGISVFLQVFMLPILGSIADFTPWKKRMMALFCYTGVIAGSLLFLVQGTNYLWGCLFLLIGNICFAATNVFYNSFLIDITSEDMRDRISSYGYAAGYLGGLVMLFANLALINFGESFGIDKGFAVRLSMLMASLWWGLFGIVAFYLIRSRKPERERNGRNLVKIGFVEVWRTLKELAGLKYTLMFLIAYLFYNDGIQTVILNSSVFLSQELFVSKGLESDPSFLLGIFVVAQIAALIGALVFERISRFIGTKPTIIVCLAIWSGIVVFAYGFLETHFQAWIMATFIGLVLGSTQALSRSLFSQMIPKSRESAFFGIYEISEKGTSWIGNLTFAVVVGITGSYRSAILALIIFFVGGMIILIFTNTKKAIHEAGNLTPEEAAKLE